The sequence below is a genomic window from Nostoc flagelliforme CCNUN1.
AAATTCCTAACTCAACCCCTAAAGGATGTATGGGATAATGTCCACGTTCATTTGCTGTTAATAACTGATATTGTCCACCAATTAATTCATAAACTTCTACGCTGGCTTTATTCACTTCATAAATGCCGTAGAAGGGAGGACGAATCACCTGCTCATAAATCCAAAATTTCCCTTTCCACGGAGTTTTATCTCGCTCCTCGCTACCATCGCCAGAGACAAATTCTAATGCAATCAATGGGGCAATAAACTCCCGCCATAGTACATAAGACCTGCGCGTTTGTCCATCAAGAGTAGGTGGTACATTTCCTACATAAAACCAGTCTGGTGCTTCTGCGCCTTTTTCTGGGGGGTCAGTCATCCGCCAGTAGATACCGCTATCTTGACCAATACAGTACTGCCCATCAGGATGACGTTTTTGTAATATCGGTTTAATAGAGTCTGTTAGGAGAATACTTTGGGGATGTTCCTGAAAGTTTTTCACGAATGTACTATCAGACTCAGGAAGCTGTGTATGGTCTGGGAACGGTGTGAGAGCGATGGATGGATCAGTTGCAGAGGTCATAAGGCTACCTTTGCAGGAGTAATGGTTGTTTTTTAGTTTAACAGTGGAAGAAGGGAGAAGGGCGATCGCTAGCTAGGTATTAAAAGTCCTCTTCATTTTGCATCTGTTGCAAAGCTTTAACATCAGCTAATTCTGCATTGTGGTTACTCAAATCTGTCATAGCGCTTACTCCTTAGTATTAACAGTTATTTATTCACTCAGTTATTAGTGATGCTTGGTGTTACTACATGAGCAAATGGGGCTT
It includes:
- a CDS encoding Uma2 family endonuclease, which translates into the protein MTSATDPSIALTPFPDHTQLPESDSTFVKNFQEHPQSILLTDSIKPILQKRHPDGQYCIGQDSGIYWRMTDPPEKGAEAPDWFYVGNVPPTLDGQTRRSYVLWREFIAPLIALEFVSGDGSEERDKTPWKGKFWIYEQVIRPPFYGIYEVNKASVEVYELIGGQYQLLTANERGHYPIHPLGVELGIWQGQYYNMELPWLRWWDLQGNLLLTGEERAEQERQRADRLTAQLRSLGIEPEA